The window GGTGAGAGAAAAGCTAGAGCAGTCTTTAAACGCGACGACCAGTAAAAACGCGCAGTCTTGGCCGATGTGGCCTGCATGCGGATGTGCAGCGAGGACGCTCACCGATAAAGCTcccgaagagagggaggggaggCCGCAATTGCTGGGAAGACGCCAGctgaacgagagaaacggcggcgagcgtctctctgcgtgctcTAATGGCTAGAGCAAGAAAACCAAGTCACACACAAGATCGAAGATCCCGTGCTTGGCCAAAGCACCGCCTGCATAGCTTCCAAGTGAACGATATCGGATTTTCTCTCTAGACActgtggagacgagagagagaccgcccGTACGCTTCGTCCCTTTCGATTCACTCGAGTGCggaagagtggagagagacgggcgacgcGACTCCACACGACGCCCTGAACGTTGCCCCGGGTTGGCGCATGGCCTCAGCGGCTTTCCGCGACTTGGACTGTTGGGACCGGAAGTATTTTACGAGTTCCTAGAGGTGTTTTACCTCTTGCGTCCAACAGACCGGGCACGCCTTCACCCGTTTCCCCGCTCTTTTGCCAAGATCGCAGCCTCCACAGACCGGCGGCCACCAGCCAACTCTGCACGGCTGGATATTGCACTGACACTCTCTGGTAATCGGAATCCAGTCCACTCTAGCGTCTTTTTCCATAGGTCTCAGGCGTAGCGGTCGGTTCATCCTTCTTGTGTGGCTTCGGTCCCCCTGCGTACTTACGAGCGGTAACGCCGGCCTACGCCACAGAGGCCGTCGCGTTGCAGATCGCCTTTATGTGCCTTGTGCTTGAAAATCGTCCGAGTATGCACGCTACACGCCATACATACGTGTGAAGAGAGGTGTAGGGACCAGCTTCACGTTTCACAGCATCGCATGGCTTTCAGTATGCAGATTTTCGCGGTTGGCGTGGCAGTCTGGGAGGAGAAACCaagggcgagacgggagCAGCTGGCCGGCTGTCGCGATCCACGGTGTagaagacgaagcaagaAGCAAATGTCAACGCTGCTGTTTACGGCTTGTTCCAGGCGGAAAACGCCGTTGTAACCTGTCGTTACACATGACGAAACCGCTCTTCATGTTTGCTTGGAAGCCGCAGTCATTAACACTGGTAGCTTAGTGATAAGTATAGCACCAGTCCGGTAGTGATATATAAAGTAGTGGCTAGACTACAATTTAAGTTGTAAGTCGCTTGTGGAATAGCGCTAAAAATGCTGGAGCGTTTGACGCTGGAGAGAGCATATGCAGAcagcacatacacatacTTAACGCGAAGACCTGTATAGGGGACACACGACGGGAGGCGGATGTGGTCAGCAACACTGGCTATACGCCCAAATGCTGGGGATAGGCAAAGATAGATACGCACCTCCCTGAAGGGTGTTTAGctcatatatgcatatacacgcatCCCAGCGGGCCGCGCTCTTCAATGTCATGAAACTGTCAAGAACGTTCTTTGATGTTTTTGATTTGCTTGAGTTCAACTGACGATAAGGTCGCTGtgatatatatgtataaatgcagcgagagaaatgGTGGAGCCATGCGTTGTTTTTTTTAGTGCGAGCGGCGCTTACTTATTTTCACGCCGCCCTTTTGCATGCTTCTTCATGCAAAAAGTTACGGGTGTCATGGTCTGTGTGTCCTGGTTATCCGCCAGCGGCTTTCGTGCTGAGGTGAGAGTCTGTCTAACTGTTTAATACCACACGCTCTAGCATTTAGAGTCTCTTTGGGGCTCTGTTGATCCCTGTGGGTTCCGTCGATTTTCGACGATGTCCGGTTTGCAGAGACTCCTGTGACCCTCCGTGTGAGTTCACATTATTAACGAGCTCATCAACGATACACCGCCACGAGCATCTGCAGAGGGATGAGGGGATTTGTTCCGTGTTCGGTTTTCACCACCACCGTTGTCTCCGACGAGCGAACCAGAAGACACCTGTAACAAAACTATACGGCCACACCGTAGCTGCATCACGGCAAACAGACTGACCACGGACAATCAACCCTGCTATGCTAATGTACATGTGTTCTATAGATCCATACGGCAATCTTTTCATGCGTGTTCTCTGCACACTTTCTGGACACGCGGCAGACGTTCAAACCTGACAAATACTTCCCGGAATCTTGTTCTTGTTACAAACAGGGCAAGAGCGAATCTCCCACCTCACCCGTTCAAGGGTTTTCCTTCGCCAAGCAAGCACTACCATGAAAACGCACTGAAATCGACCGCAAATCCCTCATGCATAATGACATTCCTGGCGCACGCGTTGCCGCACACGATGCTATCGCGCACAGATCTCCCCTGCGCAAACGCGTACAGGAAACCACCAATGAatgcgtcgccggcgccgttGGTGTCGACAATCTTCTCGTCAGGAACCTTGGGCACCTCCACTTCATGGATGACTACAGTCCCGTCGGCTCTGCAAAAACAAACACACATGCAACCCTGGACATCAAACACGTATGCTTCCACCTGTGATTAGACAGAGGCACACATATATGCTTCGTACTATGAAATCgtggcatatatatatatatatatatatatatatacatggataCCTATAGATATCCATGGCTGTGGAACACGTGTAACGCCAGCGTACATAGACACACGCATATTTGCACCCGTATACGTGTGCATACAAACCGGTAGACGTCTGGGTAGAAGGCTTCCTGGTGAGTCGATCGCAGGAACAGGCCTGGTGTGCGCATGCAATCCACCGTCGAGGCCCCCAGTTTTCCCTCCAGGGCTGTCCATCGAATATGACATTCCATTACTCCAGCACACCACGACACTGGACTGAAGACAGCGTTGTGGGCTGCGATCTCTGAGTCCCTACAGCCTTCGTGAACTGTTTCGGTTTGAATGTTCCCCCCGATCTCCCGCAAGTGTGTCTGAGAGGTGCGAGCGGCAGCGTCACCAGGAACGAGCAAAATTGAGAGCCTCGCGGCACACACTCAGCGCGATGCAGAAAAATCACGCGCTAGCCTGTTTTCGTTGGCTCTGTCTCCACGTACGCGCTCTCAGCAGCAATGACCGAGGATTCGCCCCGAGTCATGACGGCAAGTTTCGTCACGCCTGCATTCTGCCCCGCCGTGAGCAATCCCAAGGCTCCTGTGCACACAGATACCGCGTGATCTCTGTCTTGAGTGGACATCTGCTTCTTGTCCTCGGCCACGACGTCGTGAACTCTGGCCAGGTGAGCGAATTCCTCGTCGTTCCCGACAAGAATGTTCGTCAAGGGAAACAACGTTTTCAAGGCGTCCTTGTACACTTCAATGCAAAACAGAGCCGACAGGTTCAGAGTGAAGACGCTCCCCGGTTTCGTGGCAGCGTagcgggcgacggcgagggcgttctgcagacgcagagacaccagacAAACAGGCGCAAATTGGCCACAGAACAAGCGGCATAACAGACGCCGTGCGCCAGTTTCCTGAGACTTGTTAGACACACGAAAGATCCACAAGAGCCCTAGGAGTTGAAAATCGGAACAATGGCGCAGCTTTTGACACAAAGAGCTAAGAGCACTGAGTGCCCACAGCGCCTGGGGATTCACACACGGTGCGACGGCCAACATCCACAAAAACAAAACAAAACACGTTTGATACATATACTCTCTTGCACAGCGACCCTTATAgatctccatatatatatatatatatctagcAATATCTCTATTCAAATGTATGCATACAAGTAGgcaactatatatatatatatatatacgtaggGGCGCATGCTGTTCTGTGTGCGACAAGATAAAAGTGGAGTCAGACCCATTTCAGTTTCTTACATCGGGGGACGCGGAGATCGTGTAGGCAGTCGCGTAGAAGAACCGTGTGTCGCGCACGACAGTCTCCCAGTCCGCGGGGAGtcggaaagcgagacacgcgCCGAGGTCAGTGCAAAGTGTTCGCTCTTTTTGGTTGATCAGCACTGCGCAGACCGCGGTCGGCTCTCCAGGCGCCACCATGAACCGAGTGGCGAGCcctgaagaaggagaaggcacCGCGGGAACGACACACGAGGGAAGGCGCTTTTGACTTGTGCGTCGGCAACCCCTCGCAGTTCTTGAGCAGACGCCCCAGGTTGCAGCGCAGTGTCGATCCCAGACGCCGCGTCTGCCGAGCCCAAAAGAAAGAACTCAGCAGGGACTacagaagggcgagacagagTCAGACAAACGACACGGATACAATGCTCTGTGCGCGCCGCAAACTCCGCACTCTCCCCTGTCACTTCACCTAtcaggcgacacacacaacCTAGACCCCAGCTATTCGGCAACACATGCACATCCGagcaatatatatatctatatatctatatatatatgtatatatatatatatatataaaggtTCAGCGGGTACAGCAAGGAGATTTGAATGAGGTGGAAGGCTCGTTTCGCCTTTATGACGGGCGTGGGTCCGTGACAAGCACACGTTCGAGAGCGGAAGCATGGATTTTTCTTGTTGCCTGCCTGCTGCACAGGGACGACACGTCTGcacttttttcttccgtctccatTTTCTGCTTACCTTCCTTGTCGCAGAGATCCTTGAGCTGCGTCCCACGGTCGTCGTCTCCAATTGCTCCCATGTACGCGACGCTGCCAGGCTGGAGAGCGGAGCGTACACACGCAGACAAAGGCGTCAAGTTGCCTTTCCGTACAAAGCGATGGAATACTACACGTCGATACACACACTTGTCAGCGTCTCAACGCCTGTAATAGGCaaatgcatgtgtgtatggaCGTTTGTACATTTGGACTGGGAATGGGGAAAATCTCTGCAGATGTTTTCGGAGCACGGGACACGTCTTTTGAACCCCGCGTTGAAGCGTTTCAGTTTACCATTTTGAAGAGTTGCTGGGCAACACGCGAGGTGTTGAGTGCACTACCGCCCGTCATGCGAGTCGGATTGAACTTTTCGACTTCCACGTAGACGCGTCGTTGttcgggagaggcgaggacggcttctcccctcttgAGTGAAAACTCCTCGAGGAAACTCGCCGGCACCTCGGCGACGAGGTCCAGGATCGGGTTCCCGATCGCAAACAACTTCACTTGACCCGCATTGGGAGCGGAGGCGTCACCCGTCATTTTGTCTGTGAggacgcgaggaaaggaaaccgagggaaaagaacaaaGTTAACACTGGCAGCGGACCCTTTCCCACCTCTGGACAGAAGCCGTGGCTTCTCTCGAGCTGTTGTGGGGAACGTCTCTTGAAAGAAGGGACACACGCGCGTGCTGTCTCGCCGTCCAAGGTTCAGAGATCTCTGGATCCTTCAGGCtcgggcgaagacgcctctCCTTGAGAGTAGCCGATTGTGCACGAAAAAAGCTTTTTTTCCCGGACGCAGCAGGCATCAGATTCGCCGCCGCGTGAACGCTTTCACTTTGACCCGCCCGAAGAAAACAGCGGTTCTCCGAATCGCGGAGCCTGCCTTGGAACCGTTCGACCGACGCGCGTGAGCAAAATAACAAATTTgaggcctgcgtctccgcggaaaagagcgaacATCGAAGAAGCTAAATATGCGGCCAGCCTTTTGGCTCTGGCGGAGAACCCGGCTCCAGTGTCCCTACTCGCGAGGCGCttccgtttgtctctctctccaccagGCCGGAGCATCCGATGCAGGGAGGCTGTGGACGCCGACAACCCCCGTCTCTGCCGGCACCCGTCGATGACCCTCGTGCAAAACGCAGGCAAAGAATGGGGAATGAGGGTGAACGGCGGCGCGGGAAAACGACGCGAAACGTGAAATTTCGAGCCGTCTTCAAGAGCACATTGATCGATCTGGGGATGTCGCCGTCTGAAAATCGATCTGGGGCAGGGTGACATcgcggacggagacggcgttCCGTCCACCTCGACGCACACAGTCCATCGAGCGGGCAGCAAAACTCGAATGCAACCATGTGGGGAAGCTGACGAGTTCTGAGACCGAAAACCGAAGGCCAGGAAAGGAAGTAGAAACAcggcagcgacggagaaaagcgagaccgACAACACCGAGGTTTCCTGTAGACAGACAGGGAAACAGCATGACTGGAGTTAACGGGAAAAGCCGCCGCGCGCCGTCTCGACGCGATGCGGAGTGCACATACACCCCAGCAGAACGCGTTTCCACAGCCAGAAAAATCTGGATGCTTTTCCAAGGGAGAATGCTCTCCCGTATCGTCTACGGAATCCAAGTCGACGTCTCCCGTACACATTTTCCTGACATACATAGTTATAAAGAGAGGTATATCAGCAtcgatgtatatatatatatatatatatataaacgtAGGCATGTGTGGGTGTGGTGTACGAGTTAGAAAAGAAATGTGCGAGGTTTTTTGGTGGTCGGAAAGAGAGTGAGCCGACCGTGGCCGTTCTTCGCGGCAAGTACACCGGCAGGACAAGGGCTCCTTCGGGCAAGCATCGAGGCTGCTAGATAGGTGTCGCGGCCTCGGCGTCACGTCGATTGCGGCCACGCGGGTGTGGAATGTGAACGGGGGACTAAAATCGACTTCGGTCCTGTGTGTATGCTTCTGATTGCCCGGATGTCCTCCGTACCTCGTTCCAGGCCACCTTAAAGTGAAAGACTGCGCCGCCCCTCACCGTCATGCGCACTCAGCCGCTGGATGTGTACACGTCTTACCAGTCGTTTACGTGGCTAGACCTGCAGTAAGATACTTTAGGTGTTTCCTACAGTTCTCCTGGGGCCTCCTGAAGCCACTCTTCACACACGAGTTTCAGGAGTTGGTCGAGTGTGAGTCTGTGCCTCAGTGTCTGGGGAACGAtaaaagaagaagccgaggaaccTCCTGTCTACGTGCGCGCTCTGATTTCCAACAAAATACACGAAGCTGCGGCAAAGGGAAGGAGCTCTCATGAGCCTTTGCAAGGGTGTCTGGTTTGCAAAAATCCTTTGACTTCGTATCCGACGGCACCAGATCGTGACTTCCGTCGTTCACCGGAGTCTTGACAAAAACGTGTATGCTGGAAGAAGGTAACCTCCACACGAATCGCTCTTCTTTGCAAATGTTGGAGCAATACGACACAAACCCTCGGAAGCCTGGTCGTTCgcagctctctctctctgtcacaGCGTCCAAAGTCTGCTTCCACAGAGGCACAGTGCGTTTACACGGATTGTTTTCGTCCAAGCtcagaaagcagagacagcatcTGAGCCGCCGCGTCATTTTGGGCCTCGCGAAGCGTTGTGTGAGCCTCCGAACTCTTCGCGACAAATACACCGGACACCCCCGTGTTAACGGAAAAGACGCTTCTGAACCCCGTTCTGCAACTTTCCAGTCGCGTGCATTCGAGTCGCCATCCGCGTTCAACACATGTCTCTTTCAAAAGAAGCCATGCGTGGCCGGCGTGCGGACCGTGCGAAATCTGTTTTCCCAtgccgcgctcttctccgtctcggccCTTTTCCACGATGCAGCTGTTTTCGCGGTCGTGGCTGTTTGCTACAGAAACATCGCTGGGCTGTTGCGACACCGTTtccccgctgcgtctcttctgcgggGGCGAAGGCTCCGAAAGAGGAGAGTTCACcggcctctctttttctagCTCTGCGCCCTGCCTCGACATCGTCGCTACAAAcacctctctgtcgctgacGGGACCGCGCAGTTTACTGCGGACGATAATACTTTTCTTTTCTGATCCACATCCACGACTTTCCCGTTGTCCACCTAGCTCCAGTGTATCTGTGCGTCCAGAATGAAGTGTGGAGTCGTGTTCAAATGTCTCTGGGTCTTCTTGGGAATTTCCCCTTGATCCCCCTTCCCGGCTGCTTTCGCCTTGCGGTTCCCCTTGCACATCTCGGCGTTCTTTCAAAGAACGGATGCTTCCTCGCACTGTCACCTgctctgttttgtctccgtctccggaGTCATTCGCATCTTTGCAGTTCACGCGAGAGCCCAAGTCCCCGGTGTCAACGGGGTTGTCGCGTTCCGCGTGGAACCCGTGGGCCGTTGGGTTTTCTTCAGCACCCGCCTTACGCTTGATTCCCGCGTCCTCTGTCGCCACTTGGGCGTTCTGAAACGGGGCAAACGAGCCTGACGCGGCTTTGTCCCCctgctcttcgccttcatTTCGCGTGGCTCTCGCCTGGAGCGTGGCCTGTGCCTCCACGAGTCTCATGACGTCCTTCTGGTTGATGCGGTCGCGCATGCCAAAGAGCACTTGACGCGAGACGTACGCGTCCGTTGCGGCGTACATACACTGTTCAGGCGAGAGCGCGTCTCGGCTCCACGTGCTCAGTTGCAGGCTCTTGTCCAGATAGCTCCTCAAGAACACCCCACACAGCGCCTGGAGCGAGCGACTGTTCGTCGCACACCCGAGCGCAATCGCCGCCGCGTGCAGACAGAGGAAATTCTTCGCCGCAACTCCAAACTCGCGCTGCAGAGCCTCCACTTCGCCTGTCGCGCCCTGAGTCGCTTTCTGGACATCCGGCCGCACCAAAAGCGACACGAGACCCGGAGGCAACCCCCCGAGCGCACCGAGCTGCCAGACGCATGCGACCGACGAACTGGCGAGCTGAATcagggcgagaggaggacgcggcgagaacgacgcaaagagagaaagagacggcaaaGCGCACCCGGAAGATACCGTCAGCGGATCGTGCTCGGAGTCGTAGCCAAGAACAATCTCCGAagtcgccgaggaagaagaggcagtcCTGAGGAGGGCCCGACAAGCGGCGGCGTCTTCGGCGAGTGTCCGTACAAAGGAAGATTCTCCCGGGAAACCGAATTTTTGGCAAGTTCTTCAGCTCCAGGGGACAGATGGAGAACCCGCCTCTGTCGCTACCTCCCGCGCTCCGGTGTGACCAGCCGCTCTCTCGGGTTCGGTCTCTTCTGCTCGGATTCCCCAAGTCGCTCGAGAACCCGCGTCtagcgcgcgagaggaaggcgcgagagagaagctggcaTCTGCTTTTGCTCTCCAAACTCACCGTTGGGGCGTCCGAACACACCATGCTCTCCGGGGAGGGGTGCGGTCTATCCATGGAACCGGGAATCCCGCGACAACTcaagacggaagagacatTGTGGCTGTGCAGAGAGGATGGCGAAGAAAGGGCGTGGGGCGCCAGCCGTCCTCGGGAAAGAAACACGCCGCGTGGCGACATTTTCCCTCCCCAGACGCCACTTGAAAACGCGGCGGAAATGTGCAGGGAGCGCAAGTTGTAAGAGCGCGAAAActagaagaaaagagagaaaagctggcgaaaagagggaggacAGAACGCATGCGGTTTTGCTTCCCAGCAGCCAGACACAACGAAGCTCCGAGATGGGttccgcctccctcgccctcgaaCGTCCTCCACGGCCTAGCGCCTCCACATAAATAGCCTCTCTGCCCCCATCTGcgaccttctctctcttctctttttttttggATCTCCCGCGACACACAAAAGGCtcgacagacgagaagacaacCGGGGACCTACGAAGGGAAAGCCTCCCTCGGCGGCGAtccttctcctcgcgccgccttccggCCTCTCTAGCCCGAACGCCGATGGTTCCAATGCATGGactagagagagacagagagcgcaggGCGCCCGAAAACAAAATCACCAAGTTAGAAATGCCGGCTCCGAGGAAAACATTCTTCGGCGCACTCTCTAGTTGTCGCAAAACGACTGTCCAGAACAGAGGACCCGGCCCTttgcgagaagaaactgaGAAGCCAGCAAGGAGTGTCCCAGTGCTCACAGCATGACCATGTGCGTAACAACCCCGTACATACTTagacacacatatatacatatatatatatatatatataggcgtAGATGAATATGTGTGTCTAGAAAAACGTACATGCAAATCCTGGTCGAGTTACAAGCGAATGCACGCATACACTTTACACATAAACAAGAGCGTACGCAGATATCTgtacacgtgcatgcatacaaaTCTAAGGTTGAGTCATCCTATACACCGAGGCTAAGAAacggcatgcatgcatatgttCTACCGGATAACAGAAAAAAGATATTCAAACTACACTCCTGCGTGCCGTTATGTTCATGTGCACACTACTGACTCTACCTGTCCCCTTCGCTGTTCTGTACGAAGAAGATATTGTAACCAATGCATGTAAAAAACCCTAGATAcaaagatatatatgtaccaCCAGAAGTCTCTTAATGTTCATCGCAGACGTAAGGAGAGAGGTCAAGCTCACACTTGCACAAATTTGGGaaaatgcatgcgctttgAGGGTTTCCGTTGAGGATGTTCGTTGTGTCCCAGACGTTGAATCGGGGACGAAACACCGTTCGACGTAGAACTTGtcggacagagacacagaaaggaCACTCTCTCCATTATAAAACTATGGAAACAGGAGAATCTTTCTCGAAGGATATCGAGGAACATCGATTGTCCTGGCGCGCgaccggagacgcgaaggcaTGCACGCGTACTTTTCCGAGAAAAAATCACAGGTCGCactgcgcctcttctttctgttcctttccttcttttaTTCTCCAAGATCTGAGCGCTTCcaccgtgtgtgtgtggacacGATTTTGTTgagtctctgccttttctcgtcctcagGAAGCAGGCgtttctccgtgtctccgtttcttctcgctggttCCGTCTTCCTTGCCTGTCTTCACTTCCTGCCCATTTTCACCCGACCCTCGATGCGAAAGCTGTCCATTATTCGTTccacttcctctcttttttgtctgctaactctcctttcttctcactCTTTTCagccttccttttcttctctctctcttcactcttTTCACCCCTTTtcaccttcttctttctccagtTGCTTTCTACCGTTCGAGTCGGCCTGGCCCTTCACACCCACTGCCCAGTGACCATGTTTCGTTTTaccggcgtttctcgccagAGGGCGGGGGCTGTCTCCCACCCTCCctctctggcctctctctcggctgcgtGTTCCCCTCCTCGTCTGGTGAAAGCACAGACGCCTCGCATCTGCAGAGCTTCGTCTTCTGACaattcttctccctctcaatcctctctcttgtgctCACCTGCAGCTGTGTCTCCTggcctcctttcttctctggcccCTCctgttctgcctcttccccgcggatccgcgtctcccctcgttcctgtctcctctctcaacACTGTaccctctccctctcctgcctcttctctctctcctgtcgccgctctctctcctgtctcctctgtcgcttttgcctcgtccgctttttcttctcttgcggcGAAACCGACGAAAGACGGAGATCAGCCAGGCGCGCCTGCATCGGCGGGAAGCCCCAGCGCGGAAGTCTCCACAAAAGCCGACCCCGTCCCGGCGGAGCCCAGAGTCGAGGAGACActtgaggagacaggagacccTACGCAGCAGCTCGAGTTCTGGGTAACTCGCCTGCGTGCAGACAAGGACAGCGGGGCTCTTTACATGTTGAGAGACGTacgcgcgaggaaggaaaacctTCAGGAGCGGAGCGAACCTCTTAAGACTTAATCTCTTGCAATTTCGCCTATCACTTTTTGCAGCGCGCGCGACAGAAGCGGCGCTGAAAATAGAGATATTGCCGAACTTCACACACTTCGACTCCACAGAGCGGCcgatacatgcatgcaaagaagggaaagccCCCTCACGTATGAAGTCAATGTCTCTGGAGAGCCCTTTGAAGTCTTACGATTCGAGTGACAAAAGACGCGTGTCTCCATCTGCAAATGTCTCTACACGTGGCCATATAGTACACATGTGGATATATCTATAGGTAGATAAATGTGCTGGTGGCGATGTCCGTTTCAGTGTCCTCCTTGATCTCTCTGCCCCGCACATTTTGTTGCGGTCTCTCTCAACAGACGTGGGTCGGACatgctgcgtctctttcctttttggATTTTCAGATTCTCAAGAAGCCCGAGAAAGTCGGACGTCCCGCGACGagcgcttctgcctcgccttccctcgggGAACGGTCAGATAAAGCGCCAAGCCAAGATGCTAGCCACGCTTCCTGCCTTccgctggagacagaagacatTCTTGATCAGCTGCAAGATCTCTTGCGAGCCCATGGCGAAATGACAGCAGAGGTTGGAGAGGTGAGATCAGCGTTCTGTCTGTGCGGTCTGCCGAGAACGGCGTTCCAACGACTCTGAGTCTTGCTTTCGATGCCGGACCGTCTGGGCGTGCTCCACGGGTCACCGAAACCTCAACCTCgacatacacatgcatatagaGATGTACGCGTTGACTCTTATATGCAGCTGCACATTTATGCAGGCATGCACTTGCGTGCAGAGTTATAGAGGTGTATATGCAGATACATGCGCATGGcactgtgcatgcaccgcgTTGTTGCTTCAGTTGCGGCACTGCGCTTCCTGCACTTTCTCACCGCCTCCCCAAAAGTACTTTCT of the Neospora caninum Liverpool complete genome, chromosome XII genome contains:
- a CDS encoding GG10762, related, whose translation is MTGDASAPNAGQVKLFAIGNPILDLVAEVPASFLEEFSLKRGEAVLASPEQRRVYVEVEKFNPTRMTGGSALNTSRVAQQLFKMPGSVAYMGAIGDDDRGTQLKDLCDKEGLATRFMVAPGEPTAVCAVLINQKERTLCTDLGACLAFRLPADWETVVRDTRFFYATAYTISASPDNALAVARYAATKPGSVFTLNLSALFCIEVYKDALKTLFPLTNILVGNDEEFAHLARVHDVVAEDKKQMSTQDRDHAVSVCTGALGLLTAGQNAGVTKLAVMTRGESSVIAAESAADGTVVIHEVEVPKVPDEKIVDTNGAGDAFIGGFLYAFAQGRSVRDSIVCGNACARNVIMHEGFAVDFSAFSW
- a CDS encoding putative 3'-5' exonuclease domain-containing protein; the encoded protein is MVCSDAPTLASSSVACVWQLGALGGLPPGLVSLLVRPDVQKATQGATGEVEALQREFGVAAKNFLCLHAAAIALGCATNSRSLQALCGVFLRSYLDKSLQLSTWSRDALSPEQCMYAATDAYVSRQVLFGMRDRINQKDVMRLVEAQATLQARATRNEGEEQGDKAASGSFAPFQNAQVATEDAGIKRKAGAEENPTAHGFHAERDNPVDTGDLGSRVNCKDANDSGDGDKTEQVTVRGSIRSLKERRDVQGEPQGESSREGGSRGNSQEDPETFEHDSTLHSGRTDTLELGGQRESRGCGSEKKSIIVRSKLRGPVSDREVFVATMSRQGAELEKERPVNSPLSEPSPPQKRRSGETVSQQPSDVSVANSHDRENSCIVEKGRDGEERGMGKQISHGPHAGHAWLLLKETCVERGWRLECTRLESCRTGFRSVFSVNTGVSGVFVAKSSEAHTTLREAQNDAAAQMLSLLSELGRKQSV